The Columba livia isolate bColLiv1 breed racing homer chromosome W, bColLiv1.pat.W.v2, whole genome shotgun sequence genome window below encodes:
- the LOC135577010 gene encoding LOW QUALITY PROTEIN: uncharacterized protein LOC135577010 (The sequence of the model RefSeq protein was modified relative to this genomic sequence to represent the inferred CDS: deleted 1 base in 1 codon), translated as MNGYKVSKNKAQIASTTVIYLGCELSQGQRRLGINRVHAICAISEPRNLHELRSFLGMAGWCRLWIMDYGLIAKPLYEAQKNKTLVWERPQQEAFQKLKQALMQAPALGLPDLSKDFQLFVHERQRLALGVLTQRLGSWKRPVGYFSKQLDPVSAGWPACLRAVAATVILIQEVRKLTMGKRIEVFVSHMVTTVLEQKGGHWLSPSRMMKYQAILTEQDDVILKTTNLMNPAVFLSAETEEENLEHDCVEVIEYTHASRPDLKDTPLEKRIGSFFTDGSSFVESGVRYAGYAITTAKTVIEAKSLPPNTSAQKAELIALTRALELSEDKRVNIWTDSKYAFGVVHVHGALWKERGLLSSQGTNIKYQKEILNLINAIQKPSLVAIMHCKAHQSGTSKIIEGNRLADQTARSVARRVWMMVGLVSQKVRAIDLLPTPSEAPEYSTEDEKLARLVKAVKDNSGWYVTTNGQIVVPITIMRGILQAEHQKCHWGAEALDIESTQIRISVESPTST; from the exons atgaatggatataaagtgtcaaaaaataaagctcagattgcatccacaactgtgatctatctaggATGCGAGCTTTCTCAAGGACAGCGAAGACTAGGTATAAACCGTGTACATGCTATCTGTGCGATCTCAGAACCGCGTAACTTACatgaattaagatcttttctAGGAATGGCAGGATGGTGCAGGCTCTGGATCATGGACTATGGACTTATTGCCAAACCTTTATACGAGGCACAGAAGAATAAGACCTTGGTGTGGGAAAGACCACAACAAGAAGCTTTTCAAAAATTGAAACAGGCCTTAATGCAAGCGCCTGCTTTGGGCCTACCTGATCTGAGTAAAGACTTTCAGTTATTTGTACATGAACGACAGAGACTTGCTCTAGGGGTATTAACCCAACGGCTGGGATCTTGGAAAAGGCCCGTCggttatttctctaaacaacttgACCCGGTAAGTGCTGGATGGCCGGCGTGCTTGCGGGCGGTGGCTGCTACCGTGATATTAATTCAGGAAGTCCGGAAACTGACTATGGGGAAAAGGATCGAAGTGTTTGTATCCCATATGGTGACTACTGTATTGGAACAAAAGgggggccattggctttccccaagtaggatgatgaaatatcaggcaattttaacagagcaggatgatgttatcctaaaaacaactaacctaatgaatccagctgtgtttttaagcgcagagactgaagaagaaaatctggaacatgattgtgtggaGGTCATTGAATATACCCACGCAAGCCGACCTGACCTGAAAGATACCCCATTGGAGAAG CGGATTGGGAGCTTTTTTACTGACGgcagtagttttgtggaaagcGGAGTGCGGTATGCAGGATACGCGATTACTACTgccaaaacagtaattgaagctaaatccctaccaccaaacacatcagcacagaaagctgagttgaTAGCCCTAACTAGGGCATTAGAGCTCAGTGAGGACAAAAGGGTCAATATTTGGACTGactcaaaatatgcatttggggttgttcatgtacatggagctctttggaaagagcgTGGACTACTCTcctcccaaggaacaaacatcaagtaccaaaaagaaatattgaacttgattaatgccattcaaaagccatcactggttgccatcatgcactgtaaagctcatcagagTGGGACATCgaaaattattgaaggaaacCGACTTGCTGATCAAACAGCCCGATCAGTGGCACGACGAGTCTGGATGATGGTGGGTCTTGTCTCCCAAaaggtaagagcaattgatttattacctacaccttcagaggcacctgaatattctacagaagatgagaaattggCAAGACTAGTAAAAGCCGTCAAGGATAATTCTGGATGGTATGTAACCACGAACGGACAAATTGTGGTGCCAATCACAATTATGAGAGGGATACTTCAGGCGGAGCACCAGAAGTGTCATTGGGGTGCAGAAGCGTTG GACATTGAATCGACTCAGATCCGTattagtgtggaatcgcccactagcacttga